GTTTCATAAAGTATGGAGCATGTGTATAAGGAAGCTACCATCGACCGTCATTCAGTCTAAAATATACAGTCCAAACAAAGCATAACCAAGCAATGCTTCTCTCCTACCACACAAAACCTCTTAGAAAAACATAACCAGCAAAAGGATAGCGCTCGACTCAACAACCCAGCAGCTCAAGAACTGAATAACCCATCAGATATTAGCCAGCAGACAGAGATCCACCAAGATAAGAGAAAAGCAATGATATGTACTCATATGCTTCTAGTAAGCTATGAAAAATGCTATTTCGCTACGCTGCTGATGAAAGGAAAGGAGAGAAATGGTCGGCTTGCAATATGTCATGATTGCACCCACCAAATCAGTGTTGTTTTTGTGATACCAAGAGAATCACAACCCTCAAACACTGACATTTTCTCTCCCCTGATGACACTCATACATCAAACCCTCGCCGTCGACGGTGCCAAACTTGAGGAACCCTCTCACCTTACAAAACTTCATGAGGTAATACACCCCGAGGCCTGCTGCAGTGAACATAGCGCTGATGGCATACACCTTCCAACCAGCGATGGCCATGACGAAGACAAGGAACCCCGaggggacgaggcagaggacaacgaTGCCTGGGAGTCGCAGCGGTACGCGGTAGGGGCGCGACATCTCTGGCCGCTTGATCCGAAGCCAGACAAACGTGGCAAACTCGAGGAGCATGCCGAGGCTGTAGAGGAAGTTGGCAGCGGCCACGATGTTGTTGAAGCTGAAGAAGGACATGCCGAGGGTGATGAGGCTGGTGACCACGATGCTGACCCAGGGAGTGTTGAAGATCGGGGCACGTAGCGCGAACACACGGGGGAGGAGGCCTAGGTCCGCCATTCCAAGAAGCTGGAATGCCGCGCTGCTTAGCGTCGCCGAGTAGAGGCCGATGGAAGAGAGCACCGCGCCCACCTCGATCCAGTACTTGAGCCAGTCGCCGGCGATCGTGCCTGCGTTGCAGTCACATTAGTCATGTCACAGATGGTTTGTGGCCAAGTGGCACTCTTGCCTTTTGCGAAGAAAACCCTTTTTATAGACAAAAAAAGTTAACTTTGTCTTGCATATCTTCAGTACTGTCACGCTTCATACATGCCATAGGCCGAATGGTACTGAACATGCTACCAGAACACTTGCAATGTCTACAATTTCAGTTTAAGAACATAAAAATAACTTGGCTGAACATATCTGTTACATGAACTTGCAGTTGCAGAGTATGTGTGCACAACATGCAACAATatcctactccctctgtaaactaatataagagtgtttagataactaaaatagtaatctaaacgctcttatattagtttacggagggagtacgatTCTTTATGCCAAAAGGGAACGAATCATTTGCAATCCCAACAACACTAAAGAACTGTTACCAAATCCATCCATATGGTGTAGTACTACTAATGATCATGGAAATACGCATTAATACGGAGAGAACAATGATCAATAGCTGTAGTGGATCGACAGAAATGTAACCGCTGGCAACGTGATGTTGCAACTTGCAAGCAACAAGGTTGTAAAGCAATGCGTTTGCGTCGATTTTAATAATCAAAGTAATGAGTGAAATAATTACCTGCGGCGTCGGCGAAGAAGCCGTTCCCCCACTGCTCCGGCGGCGCGTCGACGGCGCCGGTGGCCGCCATGAGCGGCAGCAGGTAGCCGAGGGACGTCATGGCCACGGACGACATGAGCGCCGTCGGGAACGTCCTGCCGGGGTTCTCCACCTCGCCGGCCATCGTGCTGACGCTGTCCCAGTAGTTGAGGTTCCAGAAGAGCGTGTTGAAGAAGAGCTTCCAGTCCTTGTCCCCGGCGGTGGCCGCCCACCTGTGCGGCCGGATCTTGGGCAGCGCGATGCCGGACATGAGCACGAACGGCGATAGCGAGGCGACCCCCAGCGCCACGGCGGACCACCCCACGACGCTGAGGCCGGTGTAGTTGAGCACGGAGAGCGCGACGTTGAAGGT
The sequence above is drawn from the Triticum aestivum cultivar Chinese Spring chromosome 7A, IWGSC CS RefSeq v2.1, whole genome shotgun sequence genome and encodes:
- the LOC123149098 gene encoding probable polyamine transporter At3g13620, producing the protein MTGEIKNLDGDKALAAPADDGGGAAGHGRKGGKNKLSLVPLIFLIFFEVAGGPYGAEPAVQSAGPLFALLGFLIFPFIWAIPESLVTAELSTAMPGNGGFVVWADRAFGPVSGSLMGTWKYVSGAINGAAFPALCADYLARVVPAVADGGARVATIVTFNVALSVLNYTGLSVVGWSAVALGVASLSPFVLMSGIALPKIRPHRWAATAGDKDWKLFFNTLFWNLNYWDSVSTMAGEVENPGRTFPTALMSSVAMTSLGYLLPLMAATGAVDAPPEQWGNGFFADAAGTIAGDWLKYWIEVGAVLSSIGLYSATLSSAAFQLLGMADLGLLPRVFALRAPIFNTPWVSIVVTSLITLGMSFFSFNNIVAAANFLYSLGMLLEFATFVWLRIKRPEMSRPYRVPLRLPGIVVLCLVPSGFLVFVMAIAGWKVYAISAMFTAAGLGVYYLMKFCKVRGFLKFGTVDGEGLMYECHQGRENVSV